The Salvelinus namaycush isolate Seneca chromosome 1, SaNama_1.0, whole genome shotgun sequence genome has a window encoding:
- the LOC120047364 gene encoding E3 ubiquitin-protein ligase NEDD4-like isoform X2 gives MTYLPKNNSEDAAEQTEDMDPSWEFLEGQDMSGPRHNHLLPAMPPGWEERQDNLGRTYYVNHETRTTQWHRPIVQDSQVEAEQRQNIHMEAQHAFTARRQISDQEDSNDRQQESTESWEIITEDESTLYNSQRSPPPPHSPLEFHSFCDELSRLQASGATSGNRRTSLQLQGPSSHSSHSSRRGSAQTLTVEEHPVHPVLLATSAGLPPGWEEKQDSKSRPYYVNHNSRITTWTRPLIQITSDAAAQAVLSQNATVYQPPMLSPEGSPQHSPSSQRECGFMPAGWEVRNAPNGKPFFIDHNTKTTSWEDPRLKIPVHMRRRPSLDPTDLGPMPPGWEERVHSDGRIFYIDHNTKNTQWDDPRLQNSAITGPAVPYSRDYKQKYEYFRKKLKKPADIPNRFEMKLRRNTVLEDSYRRILSIKRADFLKARLWVEFEGEKGLDYGGVAREWFFLISKEMFNPYYGLFEYSATDNYTLQINPNSGLCNEDHLSYFKFIGRVAGMAVYHGKLLDAFFIRPFYKMMLQKHITLQDMESVDSEYFNSLKWILENDPIDLDLRFTIDEELFGQTHQHELKPGGSEIVVTDDNKKEYIHLVMQWRFVNRILKQMTAFKEGFYELIPQDLIKIFDENELELLMCGLGDVDVNDWRENTKYKNGYCPNQPVILWFWKTVLLMDAEKRIRLLQFVTGTSRVPMNGFAELYGSNGPQLFTIEQWGTRDKLPRAHTCFNRLDLPPYESFEELREKLHIAIENAQGFDGVD, from the exons ATGACCTACCTACCCAAAAACAACTCAGAGGATGCTGCAGAACAGACTGAAGACATGGAT CCTAGCTGGGAGTTTTTAGAGGGCCAGGACATGTCCGGTCCCAGGCACAACCACCTGTTGCCTGCAATGCCCCCTGGCTGGGAGGAGAGGCAGGACAACCTGGGCAGGACCTACTATGTCAACCACGAAACCAGGACCACACAGTGGCACAGGCCCATAGTACA AGACAGCCAGGTAGAGGCAGAGCAGAGGCAAAACATCCACATGGAGGCACAGCATGCCTTCACCGCCCGCAGGCAGATCTCCGACCAAGAGGACTCCAACGACAGACAACAAGAGTCAACGGAG AGTTGGGAAATCATAACAGAGGATGAGTCCACCTTGTACAACAGCCAGCGctccccccctccaccccactCCCCCCTGGAGTTTCACTCCTTCTGTGATGAGCTCAGTCGCCTCCAGGCCTCGGGTGCCACATCCGGCAACCGACGTACCTCCCTCCAG CTGCAGGGCCCTTCCAGTCATTCAAGTCACTCCAGTCGCAGAGGCAGTGCCCAGACACTGACAGTTGAGGAGCACCCTGTTCATCCTGTG TTGTTAGCAACCTCAGCGGGGCTGCCTCCAGGCTGGGAGGAGAAGCAGGATAGTAAGAGCAGACCCTACTACGTTAATCACAACAGCAGGATAACCACTTGGACACGGCCACTCATCCAG ATAACCTCAGACGCAGCAGCCCAGGCTGTTCTGTCCCAGAACGCCACTGTGTACCAGCCCCCCATGCTCTCTCCTGAGGGCTCCCCCCAGCATTCCCCCAGCTCACAGAGGGAGTGTGGCTTCATGCCGGCGGGCTGGGAGGTCCGCAATGCCCCCAACGGAAAACCCTTCTTCATCGACCACAACACTAAGACCACTTCCTGG GAAGACCCCAGGTTGAAGATTCCTGTGCACATGAGGAGGAGACCTTCGCTAGACCCAACTGACCTCGGGCCAATGCCG CCTGGCTGGGAGGAGAGGGTCCACAGTGATGGGAGGATATTCTACATAGATCACA ACACGAAGAACACACAATGGGATGACCCCAGATTGCAGAATTCAGCCATAACTGGACCA GCTGTGCCTTACTCCAGAGACTATAAACAGAAGTATGAATACTTCCGGAAGAAGCTGAAGAAACCG GCTGACATCCCCAACCGCTTTGAGATGAAGCTCAGGCGGAACACCGTGCTAGAGGACTCCTACAGACGAATCCTGTCAATCAAGAGGGCCGACTTCCTGAAGGCGCGGCTGTGGGTGGAGTTTGAGGGAGAGAAGGGCTTGGATTATGGGGGCGTGGCCAGGGAGTGGTTCTTCCTAATCTCCAAGGAGATGTTCAACCCCTATTATGGGCTGTTTGAGTATTCTGCCAC GGACAACTACACTCTGCAGATCAACCCCAACTCAGGCCTCTGCAATGAGGACCACCTGTCCTACTTTAAGTTCATTGGCCGTGTGGCAGGCATGGCTGTCTACCATGGAAAGCTGCTGGACG CCTTCTTCATCAGGCCTTTCTACAAGATGATGTTGCAGAAGCACATTACTCTACAGGACATGGAGTCTGTG GACAGTGAGTACTTCAACTCCCTGAAGTGGATATTGGAGAATGACCCGATAGACCTGGATCTGAGATTCACCATAGACGAAGAGCTCTTTGGACAG ACCCACCAGCATGAGCTGAAGCCAGGAGGATCTGAAATAGTAGTCACCGATGACAACAAGAAGGAATACATCCA TCTTGTCATGCAGTGGAGGTTCGTGAACAGGATACTGAAGCAGATGACCGCATTCAAGGAG GGATTCTATGAGTTGATACCCCAGGATCTCATCAAGATCTTTGACGAGAATGAGCTGGAG CTCCTGATGTGTGGCCTGGGAGACGTGGATGTGAACGACTGGAGGGAGAACACCAAGTACAAGAATGGCTACTGTCCCAACCAGCCTGTCATCCTGTGGTTCTGGAAG ACTGTTCTGCTGATGGATGCAGAGAAGCGTATCCGCCTGTTGCAGTTTGTGACTGGCACCTCCCGGGTCCCAATGAATGGCTTTGCAGAGCTCTACG GGTCTAACGGACCACAGCTGTTTACCATTGAGCAGTGGGGAACACGAGACAAACTACCTAGAGCCCACACATG CTTCAACCGGCTGGACCTGCCTCCCTATGAGTCGTTTGAGGAGCTGAGGGAGAAGCTACACATCGCCATAGAGAATGCACAAGGCTTTGATGGAGTGGATTAG